Proteins from one Telopea speciosissima isolate NSW1024214 ecotype Mountain lineage chromosome 1, Tspe_v1, whole genome shotgun sequence genomic window:
- the LOC122648399 gene encoding beta-glucuronosyltransferase GlcAT14A, translated as MGIKELMISFLVTLLLFTLLFIPTILTRPATGFRPVTTVHLPKSQNSYPVTFAYLISASKGDLPKLKRALQALYHPGNYYLLHMDHDATATEHLELTQFVSSNPVFAQMGNVWVVQKSNLVTYRGPTMLATTLHAMAMLLRTCNWDWFINLSASDYPLITQDDLIHAFSDLPKDLNFIQHSSHLGWKMNKRGKPIIIDPGLYSHNKSEIWWVIKQRALPTAFKLYTGSAWTVLSRSFAEYCVVGWENLPRTLLLYYTNFVSSPEGYFQTVICNSEDYRNTTVNHDLHYIKWDTPPKQHPRSLGLKDYRRMILSNAAFSRKFKPDDPVLDKIDRELLRRLHGQFTFGGWCSEKMGRYYTCSGLKSKRFGVLKPGPGSKRLKALLTKMLSVRNFRRRQCR; from the exons ATGGGCATCAAAGAACTAATGATCTCCTTCCTGGTAACATTACTCCTCTTCACCCTTCTCTTCATCCCCACAATACTAACCAGACCTGCCACCGGATTCCGGCCAGTAACCACAGTTCATCTACCTAAATCCCAAAATTCATACCCTGTAACCTTTGCTTACCTGATCTCTGCATCAAAGGGAGACCTTCCAAAGCTAAAACGTGCTCTGCAAGCACTGTACCACCCGGGGAATTACTACCTCCTCCACATGGACCACGATGCGACGGCGACAGAGCATCTGGAGCTAACCCAATTCGTCTCCAGCAACCCAGTTTTTGCCCAGATGGGTAATGTTTGGGTGGTGCAGAAATCGAATTTGGTGACCTACAGAGGACCCACTATGCTTGCCACCACTCTCCATGCCATGGCCATGCTTCTGAGGACCTGCAACTGGGATTGGTTTATTAATCTCAGTGCCTCTGACTATCCCTTAATCACTCAAGATG ATCTGATCCATGCCTTCTCTGACCTACCTAAAGATCTCAATTTCATACAGCACAGCAGCCATTTGGGTTGGAAAAT GAATAAGAGAGGAAAACCTATCATCATTGACCCTGGTCTCTATAGCCACAACAAATCAGAGATCTGGTGGGTTATAAAACAGAGGGCTCTCCCAACTGCTTTCAAGCTATATACAG GTTCTGCTTGGACTGTTTTATCTAGATCCTTCGCTGAATACTGTGTAGTGGGTTGGGAGAACCTACCAAGGACTCTCCTTCTATATTACACAAATTTTGTTTCATCTCCAGAGGGATATTTCCAGACAGTAATTTGCAATTCTGAGGATTACAGGAACACAACAGTGAACCATGATCTTCATTACATTAAATGGGATACACCACCAAAGCAGCATCCAAGGTCCCTTGGACTGAAAGATTACAGAAGAATGATTCTTAGCAATGCCGCATTTTCGAGGAAGTTCAAGCCAGATGACCCTGTGCTTGACAAGATCGATCGAGAGCTTCTCAGGCGACTCCATGGGCAATTTACATTTGGGGGTTGGTGTTCAGAAAAAATGGGGAGATACTATACATGTTCAGGTTTGAAGAGCAAGAGATTCGGTGTTCTAAAGCCTGGACCAGGTTCCAAAAGATTGAAAGCTTTGCTAACTAAGATGCTTTCGGTGAGAAATTTCAGGAGAAGGCAATGTAGATGA